The Thermanaerothrix sp. genome window below encodes:
- a CDS encoding DegT/DnrJ/EryC1/StrS family aminotransferase, with product MPGFELFDQREIDAVADVLRRRIVHRYSFQGVRNDVYKVEEFEGACASKFGARHALGVSSGSAALYVALKACGIGPGDEVITTPFTFIASVEAILECGAVPVLGEIDESLNLDPACIEDLVTDHTRAVMPVHMFGASADMDAFKVVCEEYGLMLFEDACQAMGASYKGRYCGSMGLWGTFSLDPYKIVTVGEGGMVLTSDEELYHRMEYYHDHGHVHDKSIDRGAERKACLGFNFRMSEIQGALGLVGLEKLDAAIGMLRATRDKVLGEVKDLGLKTRQLPDPDGELATQIVFLLPDRDAARRFQAAAKAAGFGCGILSDNTWHYARHWDTLRDGKVYSRVRCPYDCPHAEYVPAYRPAEWPVTHSILERAAVFGLDIVMDDQRVEALIGAIRAGAKAV from the coding sequence ATGCCGGGATTTGAGCTTTTCGACCAGCGGGAGATCGACGCGGTGGCGGATGTGCTTCGCCGCCGGATAGTGCATCGTTATTCCTTCCAGGGGGTCAGGAACGACGTTTACAAGGTGGAGGAGTTCGAGGGGGCCTGCGCCTCCAAGTTCGGGGCTCGGCACGCCCTTGGGGTGTCCTCCGGGAGCGCCGCTCTGTACGTGGCCCTCAAGGCCTGCGGCATAGGGCCCGGCGACGAGGTCATAACCACCCCCTTCACGTTCATAGCCAGCGTGGAGGCCATCCTGGAGTGCGGCGCGGTGCCGGTGCTTGGCGAGATAGACGAGAGCTTGAACCTGGATCCTGCCTGTATTGAGGACCTTGTGACGGACCACACCAGGGCGGTGATGCCGGTTCACATGTTCGGGGCCTCGGCGGACATGGACGCCTTCAAGGTAGTTTGCGAGGAGTATGGGCTCATGCTGTTCGAGGACGCCTGCCAGGCCATGGGGGCCAGCTACAAGGGCCGTTACTGCGGTTCCATGGGTCTTTGGGGAACCTTCAGCCTGGATCCTTACAAGATAGTCACCGTGGGCGAGGGTGGCATGGTGCTCACCTCCGACGAGGAGCTGTACCATCGGATGGAGTACTACCACGACCACGGCCACGTGCACGACAAGTCCATAGACCGCGGCGCGGAGCGGAAGGCGTGCCTTGGCTTCAACTTCAGGATGAGCGAGATCCAGGGGGCCCTTGGGCTGGTGGGGCTTGAGAAGCTGGACGCCGCCATAGGGATGCTGAGGGCCACCAGGGACAAGGTGTTGGGGGAGGTCAAGGACCTGGGTCTTAAGACCCGCCAGCTGCCGGATCCCGACGGGGAGCTGGCCACCCAGATCGTTTTCCTGCTGCCGGACCGGGATGCGGCCAGGCGTTTCCAGGCGGCTGCGAAGGCGGCGGGTTTCGGCTGCGGCATCTTGAGCGACAACACCTGGCACTACGCCAGGCACTGGGACACGCTGAGGGACGGCAAGGTTTACTCCAGGGTTCGGTGCCCCTACGACTGCCCCCACGCGGAGTACGTGCCCGCCTACAGGCCCGCGGAGTGGCCGGTGACCCATTCGATACTGGAGAGGGCGGCGGTGTTCGGCCTTGACATAGTGATGGACGACCAGCGGGTGGAGGCCCTGATCGGCGCCATAAGGGCCGGCGCCAAGGCGGTTTAG
- the kdsA gene encoding 3-deoxy-8-phosphooctulonate synthase, with protein MGFEESGVSFGLGRLAVIAGPCALEGLDHALMIAEACKRVCDSLGVGYVFKGSYDKANRTSGDSFRGPGMEEGLRILSEVHRRLGVPVLTDVHETWQVGPVAEAVQIVQIPAFLCRQTDLVMAAASSGRVLNVKKAQFLAPEDMASVVEKCRRAGNHRVLLCERGSVFGYRQLVVDFRSLPIMRELGCPVVFDATHSVQSMGGLGGRSGGDRRFVRPLLRCAASLGADAFFLEVHEAPDRAPSDGPNMVPLEMFEGLLSEAKGIWDRAMESGFASLDWVERP; from the coding sequence ATGGGTTTTGAGGAGTCCGGCGTTTCCTTTGGCCTTGGGCGTCTTGCGGTGATAGCGGGTCCCTGCGCCTTGGAGGGGCTGGATCACGCGTTGATGATCGCCGAGGCCTGCAAGCGGGTGTGTGATTCCCTTGGGGTTGGGTACGTTTTCAAGGGTTCTTACGACAAGGCGAACCGCACGTCTGGGGACAGTTTCCGGGGGCCCGGGATGGAGGAGGGTCTTAGGATCCTCTCGGAGGTGCACCGTCGTCTTGGGGTGCCGGTCTTGACGGACGTGCACGAGACGTGGCAGGTGGGGCCCGTGGCGGAGGCGGTGCAGATAGTGCAGATACCGGCGTTTCTGTGCCGCCAGACCGACCTGGTCATGGCGGCGGCCTCCAGCGGAAGGGTGTTGAACGTGAAGAAGGCCCAGTTCCTGGCTCCGGAGGACATGGCGTCGGTGGTGGAGAAGTGCCGCCGGGCGGGGAACCATAGGGTGTTGCTGTGCGAGAGGGGCAGCGTGTTCGGCTATCGGCAGCTGGTGGTGGACTTCAGGTCCCTTCCCATCATGAGGGAGCTTGGGTGTCCCGTGGTGTTCGACGCCACCCACAGCGTCCAGTCCATGGGGGGCCTTGGGGGAAGGAGCGGCGGGGACAGGCGGTTTGTGCGCCCCCTCTTGAGGTGCGCCGCTTCCCTTGGGGCAGACGCCTTCTTCCTGGAGGTCCACGAGGCCCCGGACAGGGCTCCCAGCGACGGCCCCAACATGGTGCCCTTGGAGATGTTTGAGGGGCTCCTCTCCGAGGCCAAGGGCATATGGGACAGGGCCATGGAGAGCGGTTTTGCGTCCCTTGATTGGGTGGAGAGGCCATGA
- a CDS encoding iron-containing alcohol dehydrogenase produces MVFYMFNANVAGKMRFGVGVSSTVGDVVRSLGAERAVLVTDSTMESLGVADKICSYLEGAGVEAFVFAGVEPEPSVETTDAVAELAREHDCQAVVGLGGGSCLDVAKAVSVLITNEGSAARYQGLGLVKNPGVPKVMIPTTAGTGSEVTFTAVLIRKSDGFKGGINDEKLFPDLSLLDPELTVTMPPAVTASTGMDALVHALEAFSGRSASPFSDMFAREALRLIGGSIRTATWNGRDMDSRSSMLLASYYAGVALANAGVGACHSLAYPLGGMFGVGHGCANALLMPYVARHNAVACVDRYAEAYGLLGGVADGWPRREAAFALADLLEELVADLGLPSRMSELKVGIEERHFDEMADRAMAVARPMENNPRVMDKKACMAIYKEAY; encoded by the coding sequence GTGGTGTTTTACATGTTCAACGCCAACGTGGCGGGCAAGATGCGTTTCGGCGTGGGGGTATCCTCCACGGTGGGAGACGTGGTGCGGTCCTTGGGGGCCGAGAGGGCGGTTTTGGTGACCGACTCCACCATGGAGTCCTTGGGCGTGGCGGACAAGATATGTTCTTACCTTGAGGGGGCCGGGGTGGAGGCCTTCGTGTTCGCCGGGGTGGAGCCGGAGCCTTCGGTGGAGACCACCGACGCGGTGGCGGAGCTCGCCAGGGAGCACGACTGCCAGGCGGTGGTGGGTCTTGGCGGCGGCAGCTGTCTTGACGTGGCCAAGGCGGTGAGCGTGCTCATCACCAACGAGGGCAGCGCCGCCCGGTACCAGGGTTTGGGGTTGGTGAAGAACCCCGGCGTTCCGAAGGTTATGATCCCCACCACCGCGGGCACCGGTTCTGAGGTCACCTTCACGGCGGTTCTGATCCGCAAGAGCGACGGCTTCAAGGGGGGCATAAACGACGAGAAGCTCTTCCCGGACTTGAGCTTGTTGGATCCGGAGCTCACGGTGACCATGCCGCCGGCGGTGACCGCCAGCACGGGTATGGACGCGCTGGTGCACGCTTTGGAGGCCTTCAGCGGCCGGAGCGCCAGCCCCTTCAGCGACATGTTCGCCCGGGAGGCCTTGAGGCTCATAGGCGGCAGCATAAGGACCGCCACGTGGAACGGCAGGGACATGGATTCCAGGAGCTCCATGCTTTTGGCGTCCTATTATGCTGGGGTGGCCTTGGCCAACGCCGGCGTGGGGGCCTGTCATTCCCTGGCGTACCCCTTGGGCGGCATGTTCGGGGTGGGGCACGGCTGCGCCAACGCCCTTCTGATGCCCTATGTGGCCCGGCACAACGCGGTGGCCTGCGTGGACCGTTATGCGGAGGCCTATGGGCTGTTGGGCGGGGTGGCGGACGGCTGGCCCAGGAGGGAGGCGGCCTTTGCGCTGGCGGACCTTCTGGAGGAGCTGGTGGCGGATCTTGGGCTACCTTCCAGGATGTCGGAGCTCAAGGTTGGCATAGAGGAGCGGCACTTTGACGAGATGGCGGACCGGGCCATGGCGGTGGCCCGTCCCATGGAGAACAACCCCAGGGTGATGGACAAGAAGGCCTGCATGGCCATATACAAGGAGGCGTATTAA
- a CDS encoding rhodanese-like domain-containing protein, with the protein MKVRGVLLWSVLLCLGLAVSAFGAEPFKGAEPSVLSNAPASADAVQAKSSPATEPLKGPEAFAGVEFLKREEVYVTPSWLMANMGKVLVLDARAQSLYLKGHIPGAVNAEWTYFVSMKGRPGDQGWGVRLPMP; encoded by the coding sequence TTGAAGGTTCGTGGAGTTCTGTTGTGGTCGGTCCTTTTGTGTCTTGGTTTGGCGGTTTCCGCCTTTGGGGCGGAGCCCTTTAAGGGGGCGGAGCCCTCGGTGCTGTCTAATGCGCCGGCGTCCGCCGACGCGGTTCAAGCTAAGTCCTCCCCGGCGACGGAGCCTCTTAAGGGTCCCGAGGCCTTCGCGGGGGTTGAGTTTTTGAAGCGGGAGGAGGTTTACGTCACCCCCTCGTGGCTCATGGCCAACATGGGTAAGGTGTTGGTCTTGGACGCCAGGGCTCAGAGTTTGTATTTGAAGGGCCACATCCCCGGGGCGGTGAACGCCGAGTGGACCTATTTTGTGAGTATGAAGGGCCGTCCTGGGGACCAGGGCTGGGGTGTGAGGCTCCCGATGCCTG
- the lpxK gene encoding tetraacyldisaccharide 4'-kinase, which yields MGLVGSYLRYISGRSSLSPWALLYPLHHLSKGLVLGRNWLYDHGILASQEGPLPVISVGNLTHGGTNKTPMVERLVRLMCSLDLKPGVVSRGYSGGSVEPMVVDREAPRDLCGDEPLMLARKLPQVPVVVSRDRMRGVELLKALGAQVVVADDCFQHRQLQRDLDVVLVDATCPFGNGLMTPAGMLREPLTSLRRAGIAVITKADLVDARELEHLKGVLEGYLGPRRVFLSRLGMEGWSGGSPKGPAFAFCAIGNPGSFERFLRALGVELKGFMSFRDHHRFSPEDLRRVEEEALRSGAGCLVCTEKDMLNFPPSYGFRLPLSVPRVSVEFYDPTGFLRAMAEALRPRFTVASNGHGEDAMGVVLCRKLKERFPGASVEAFPLVGEGDEYRAAGFPVMSPSCRMPSGGIIKYSLRALVRDLLNGLPLQMLRQVRAWGRMPRRTALCVGDVYLFLNALFGTGVKPILVATAKTVYLSGHWRLEGALLRSRALAVWTRDDPTREELALRGVRAFFHGSPIMDLAGEAAVDPWEGAIGRRVLVLPGSRGYALRDLPLLMDSCLELSRRVVCSFLWVPSLTLDVKPYMAERGVLAGDSWVEFGEGSRLRLFRGSVGDAARGAEVLLGLGGTANQICAGLGVPVVSLDEPGKRVQKKLIGGGEVLVPRDAASLAEALEGILRDPAVREGMSRAGMERMGAGGALDRVADWVCGELGWGLLADLWERLEVLVNSGESPLEGSEGG from the coding sequence ATGGGGCTCGTCGGTAGCTACCTTCGTTACATATCCGGAAGGAGCTCTTTGAGTCCCTGGGCCCTCCTTTATCCGCTGCACCACCTTTCCAAGGGTCTGGTGTTGGGGCGCAACTGGCTTTACGACCACGGCATACTGGCCTCCCAGGAGGGGCCACTGCCGGTGATAAGCGTTGGCAACCTCACCCACGGGGGCACCAACAAGACCCCCATGGTGGAGCGGCTGGTTCGGTTGATGTGTTCCTTGGATCTCAAGCCCGGCGTGGTGAGCCGGGGCTACAGCGGGGGCAGCGTGGAGCCCATGGTGGTGGATCGGGAGGCCCCGCGGGATCTCTGCGGGGACGAGCCGCTGATGCTCGCAAGAAAACTGCCCCAGGTCCCGGTGGTGGTCTCCCGGGACAGGATGAGGGGCGTGGAGCTCTTGAAGGCCCTGGGCGCCCAGGTGGTGGTGGCGGACGACTGTTTCCAGCACCGGCAGCTCCAGCGGGACCTGGACGTAGTCCTTGTGGACGCCACATGTCCCTTCGGCAACGGCCTTATGACTCCTGCTGGGATGCTGAGGGAGCCCTTGACATCGTTGCGGCGGGCGGGGATAGCGGTTATAACCAAGGCGGACCTGGTGGATGCCCGTGAGTTGGAGCATCTTAAAGGGGTGTTGGAGGGTTACCTAGGCCCTCGGAGGGTGTTCCTGTCCCGGCTTGGGATGGAGGGTTGGTCCGGGGGGTCTCCGAAGGGCCCCGCCTTTGCCTTCTGCGCCATAGGCAACCCCGGCAGCTTCGAGAGGTTCCTTAGGGCCTTAGGGGTTGAGCTCAAGGGTTTTATGTCCTTCCGGGACCACCATAGGTTCAGCCCCGAGGATCTGCGCCGGGTGGAGGAGGAGGCCCTAAGGTCCGGGGCGGGGTGCCTTGTGTGCACCGAGAAGGACATGCTGAACTTTCCGCCATCCTACGGCTTTAGGCTCCCCCTTTCGGTGCCCAGGGTGTCGGTGGAGTTTTACGATCCCACGGGGTTTCTTAGGGCCATGGCTGAGGCGCTGCGTCCCAGGTTCACCGTGGCCTCCAACGGCCATGGGGAGGATGCCATGGGGGTGGTGCTTTGCAGGAAGCTGAAGGAGCGCTTCCCCGGCGCCTCGGTGGAGGCCTTCCCGTTGGTGGGGGAGGGGGATGAGTACCGGGCGGCGGGGTTTCCCGTCATGTCCCCTTCCTGCAGGATGCCCAGCGGGGGGATAATAAAGTACAGCTTGAGGGCTCTTGTAAGGGACCTTTTAAACGGTCTGCCCCTTCAGATGCTGCGTCAGGTTCGGGCTTGGGGCAGGATGCCAAGGCGCACCGCCCTTTGCGTGGGGGACGTGTACCTTTTCCTCAACGCCCTCTTCGGCACCGGTGTGAAGCCCATACTGGTGGCCACCGCCAAGACCGTTTATCTCTCGGGCCACTGGCGGCTGGAGGGGGCCCTTTTGAGGAGCAGGGCCCTTGCGGTGTGGACCCGGGACGACCCCACCAGGGAGGAGCTTGCCCTTCGGGGGGTGAGGGCCTTTTTCCACGGCAGTCCCATAATGGACCTGGCGGGAGAGGCGGCGGTGGATCCCTGGGAGGGGGCTATAGGGCGGCGGGTTTTGGTGCTCCCGGGCAGCCGTGGGTACGCCCTTAGGGACCTTCCGCTGCTGATGGACTCGTGCCTTGAGCTGAGCCGAAGGGTGGTTTGTTCGTTCCTCTGGGTGCCTTCGCTCACGTTGGACGTTAAGCCCTACATGGCGGAGCGGGGGGTTTTGGCGGGTGATTCCTGGGTTGAGTTCGGCGAAGGGTCGAGGCTTAGGCTATTCCGGGGCTCCGTGGGGGATGCGGCCCGGGGCGCGGAGGTGCTTCTGGGCCTTGGGGGCACCGCGAACCAGATATGCGCGGGCCTTGGGGTTCCGGTGGTGTCCCTGGACGAGCCGGGCAAGCGGGTGCAGAAGAAGCTCATCGGCGGTGGCGAGGTTCTTGTGCCGAGGGATGCGGCGTCCCTCGCGGAGGCGCTGGAGGGAATACTCAGGGATCCGGCGGTGAGGGAGGGCATGTCCAGGGCCGGCATGGAGAGGATGGGTGCCGGCGGGGCTTTGGACAGGGTGGCGGATTGGGTTTGCGGTGAGCTTGGCTGGGGGTTGTTGGCGGATCTTTGGGAGAGGTTGGAAGTTTTGGTCAATTCCGGGGAGAGTCCTTTAGAAGGTTCGGAAGGGGGATAA
- a CDS encoding KpsF/GutQ family sugar-phosphate isomerase, which yields MMLPYERDISRVDDPELLRVGVEVMREEAAAVLEAADRMGGELVRAARMVASCSGRVVVCGLGKSGLIGRKIAATLASLGCPAFFLHAAEGAHGDLGMVCRGDVGLFLSNSGATKEVLEMVPFFRRIGCPVVAMTGRLDSPLARSADVVLDCSVRREADPLGIAPTSSTTLQLAIGDALAGMVTRLLGLKEEDFALFHPGGALGRKLLLRLSDLMAQGDRVPRVLSSASVKEALFEITDKGYGTVAVEGANGLLEGIFTDGDLRRLMERCGVEALDLPVGEVMTRHPKVMPPDRLAAEALRLMEEMEISVVLVAEEGRLHGIVHLHDLLKAGVA from the coding sequence ATGATGCTTCCGTACGAGAGGGACATCTCCCGGGTAGATGACCCGGAGCTCCTCAGGGTTGGGGTCGAGGTCATGCGGGAGGAGGCGGCTGCGGTCTTGGAGGCCGCGGACCGCATGGGGGGCGAGCTGGTGCGGGCTGCTAGGATGGTGGCTTCCTGTTCCGGCAGGGTTGTGGTTTGCGGCCTTGGTAAGTCGGGTCTTATCGGCCGCAAGATAGCCGCCACGCTGGCCTCCTTGGGGTGTCCCGCCTTCTTCCTGCACGCCGCGGAGGGTGCCCACGGGGACTTAGGCATGGTGTGCCGGGGGGACGTGGGTTTGTTTTTGAGCAACAGCGGGGCCACGAAGGAAGTGTTGGAGATGGTGCCCTTTTTCAGGAGGATAGGGTGTCCCGTGGTGGCCATGACGGGCCGGTTGGACTCTCCCCTGGCCCGTTCCGCCGACGTGGTGCTGGACTGTTCGGTGAGGCGGGAGGCGGATCCCTTGGGGATAGCCCCCACCAGCAGCACCACCCTTCAGCTGGCGATTGGCGACGCGTTGGCTGGCATGGTGACCAGGCTTTTGGGGTTGAAGGAGGAGGACTTCGCCCTCTTCCATCCCGGCGGCGCCTTGGGCAGGAAGCTTCTTCTTAGGTTGTCGGACCTCATGGCCCAGGGGGACCGGGTGCCTAGGGTTTTGTCTTCCGCGTCGGTGAAGGAGGCCCTCTTCGAGATCACCGACAAGGGTTATGGGACGGTGGCGGTGGAGGGGGCTAACGGCCTTTTGGAGGGCATATTCACCGACGGGGACTTAAGGCGCCTCATGGAGAGGTGCGGCGTCGAGGCGTTGGATCTGCCGGTGGGAGAGGTCATGACCCGGCATCCTAAGGTGATGCCTCCCGATAGGCTGGCGGCGGAGGCCTTAAGGCTCATGGAGGAGATGGAGATATCGGTGGTGTTGGTGGCGGAGGAGGGCCGTCTTCACGGCATAGTCCACCTGCACGACCTTTTGAAGGCGGGGGTGGCCTGA
- a CDS encoding mitochondrial fission ELM1 family protein has product MAQGVRVLVLSDGVAGHVNQSRGVVLWLRRILEGRGLTVEVHEREVPRLSGFSAARARASSLFLASGGRRKAREWLASFGGDLPDFVKVGSLGGEGFVILSAGSRCAPYNLALGLLFGAVSVTIMTPSVLGLDPFDYAIVPEHDNPPRRSNVLSTLGAPNSVDPGELEERGRALAELFPPLSGMRWALLVGGDDRNYRVSPRWIRREVGVLLRRAEAFGADLYVTTSRRTSMEAEEALEKLLEGSGAVRMYLPASRCSENPVPGMLGLCTRVFCTEDSVSMVSEAVTAGHRVVLMRVERSGGLRGPVSSVLRAAHESGVLPRGALFGPARFDRLFGDLRCEGLLEEWGLLKRERPMVDRTGRVVVPEDPPRVPSFNEARRAGEWLADKLMSRWGI; this is encoded by the coding sequence ATGGCCCAAGGGGTTAGGGTTTTGGTGCTCAGTGACGGAGTGGCGGGGCATGTGAACCAGAGCAGGGGGGTTGTGCTTTGGCTTCGCCGAATTCTGGAGGGAAGGGGGCTCACGGTGGAGGTCCACGAGCGGGAGGTGCCGAGGCTCTCGGGGTTCTCCGCCGCCAGGGCCAGGGCGTCTTCCCTGTTCCTTGCGTCCGGTGGCAGGCGCAAGGCCCGGGAGTGGCTTGCTTCCTTCGGTGGAGATCTTCCGGATTTTGTGAAGGTAGGAAGCCTTGGTGGGGAGGGGTTTGTGATCCTCTCCGCCGGGAGCCGTTGTGCTCCCTACAACCTGGCGCTGGGGCTTCTCTTTGGAGCTGTGAGCGTAACCATAATGACCCCTTCGGTGCTTGGGCTTGATCCCTTTGACTACGCCATAGTGCCGGAGCACGACAACCCCCCTCGCAGGAGCAACGTTTTGAGCACCCTTGGGGCTCCCAACTCGGTGGACCCCGGGGAGTTGGAGGAGCGGGGCAGGGCCTTGGCGGAGCTGTTCCCCCCCCTGTCGGGCATGAGGTGGGCCCTTTTGGTTGGTGGAGACGACCGGAACTACCGGGTGAGCCCCCGGTGGATAAGGCGCGAGGTGGGGGTGTTGTTAAGGCGCGCGGAGGCCTTCGGGGCGGACCTTTACGTCACCACCTCCCGCAGGACCTCCATGGAGGCGGAGGAGGCGCTGGAGAAGCTGCTTGAGGGCAGCGGGGCGGTCAGGATGTACCTTCCCGCTTCCCGCTGTTCGGAGAACCCGGTGCCAGGGATGTTGGGGCTTTGTACCAGGGTTTTCTGCACCGAGGACTCGGTTTCCATGGTGTCCGAGGCGGTGACGGCGGGGCACCGGGTGGTGCTCATGAGGGTGGAGAGGAGCGGCGGATTGAGGGGGCCTGTTTCCAGCGTCTTGCGGGCCGCCCATGAGAGCGGGGTTCTGCCAAGGGGGGCCCTTTTTGGACCCGCCAGGTTTGACCGGTTGTTCGGGGATTTGAGGTGTGAGGGGCTGTTGGAGGAATGGGGGCTTCTCAAGCGGGAGAGGCCCATGGTGGACCGGACGGGGCGGGTGGTGGTGCCCGAGGATCCCCCGAGGGTCCCCTCATTTAACGAGGCCCGTCGGGCCGGGGAGTGGCTGGCGGATAAGCTTATGTCAAGGTGGGGGATCTGA
- the kdsB gene encoding 3-deoxy-manno-octulosonate cytidylyltransferase: MHKALAVIPARYGSTRLKAKALIEIGGMTLVERVFRAVAQSPVERVIVATDHEEIARVVRKAGGEAWMTPSELPSGTDRVAYVARQLPEYPVVLNVQGDDPLVGPDMIGALLGALEEDPEAGLAVLAKRIEKEEELSSPSIVKMVFDSRMRALYFSRSLIPYPRNEGGVWYKHIGPYAYRRELLLEFASWEVTPLERVESLEMLRVLENGFPIKCVITHRDTIEIDTGDDVRALEEYLLRQGRS, from the coding sequence ATGCACAAGGCTCTTGCGGTGATACCCGCCCGTTACGGCAGCACCAGGCTTAAGGCGAAGGCCCTCATTGAGATAGGGGGTATGACGCTGGTTGAGAGGGTCTTTCGGGCTGTGGCCCAGTCGCCGGTGGAGAGGGTGATAGTGGCCACGGACCATGAGGAGATAGCCCGGGTGGTTCGTAAGGCCGGAGGGGAGGCGTGGATGACCCCTTCGGAGCTTCCCTCCGGTACGGACCGGGTGGCGTACGTGGCGCGTCAGCTTCCGGAGTATCCGGTGGTGTTGAACGTCCAGGGGGACGACCCGCTGGTGGGGCCTGACATGATAGGGGCCCTTTTGGGGGCATTGGAGGAGGACCCCGAGGCGGGGCTTGCGGTGTTGGCCAAGCGGATAGAGAAGGAGGAGGAGCTTTCCTCCCCCAGCATAGTGAAGATGGTGTTCGACTCCAGGATGAGGGCCCTTTACTTCAGTCGATCCCTGATACCGTACCCAAGGAACGAGGGTGGGGTGTGGTACAAGCACATAGGGCCTTACGCGTACCGGCGGGAACTGCTTCTTGAGTTCGCCTCCTGGGAGGTTACGCCCCTTGAGAGGGTGGAGAGCCTGGAGATGCTTAGGGTGTTGGAGAACGGGTTTCCCATAAAGTGCGTCATAACCCACAGGGACACCATTGAGATCGACACTGGGGATGACGTGAGGGCCTTGGAGGAGTACCTTCTCCGGCAAGGGAGGTCTTGA
- a CDS encoding O-antigen ligase family protein: MDGAVLISSREAAERGSSALWGRRFDLLFLCAFCAVPLGPAARYAFFAAALTAFVKGGVWRQVAQSWGLVPRYFRLGIWLLLLFGLISEMASFPGIEEAFKGYSMVLEAFVGGLMGFGFFLRRGNFRRWSLSLPWVALFTLAGSVFWSPGYLPIREIGGALSHKGMWYGGALGVVLSSLALYGFCALRGVGRSWLWGAVFVVGVLLVASARSSGAMAGFAVGCGAVGGVLALSCRKDKKPLMRLLGVVVLALAVVGGVLVVSPEIRSYVDRELSQVASLGDSLKSGNFDRFTTYRNIIWAMGVDLFRQRPLLGWGWGRLEEQAPLVSDASLRGRWTSLTSEWPSHFHNDFMELLVSMGVLGGVAYLLLALGFLRMSLWCALRYGLRHPAAGLLGSMAGALVIGMSAGVLPERSVSGMFYWTLWGAVLGVYCRGKGPLGSMDVEGKGFGD; this comes from the coding sequence TTGGATGGTGCTGTGTTAATTTCCTCCAGGGAAGCCGCTGAGAGGGGTTCTTCGGCCCTGTGGGGGCGCCGGTTCGACCTTTTGTTCCTTTGCGCCTTCTGCGCCGTACCCCTGGGGCCCGCGGCGAGGTACGCCTTTTTCGCGGCCGCATTGACGGCCTTTGTCAAGGGAGGGGTTTGGCGACAGGTAGCCCAAAGTTGGGGATTGGTTCCAAGGTACTTCAGGCTTGGGATTTGGCTTCTCCTTCTTTTTGGGTTGATATCCGAGATGGCCAGTTTCCCTGGGATTGAGGAGGCCTTTAAGGGGTACTCCATGGTGCTTGAGGCCTTCGTAGGGGGGCTCATGGGGTTTGGTTTTTTCTTGAGGAGGGGCAACTTCAGGCGCTGGAGCCTGTCCTTGCCCTGGGTGGCCCTTTTTACGCTGGCGGGGTCGGTTTTTTGGTCCCCCGGATATCTGCCCATAAGGGAGATAGGCGGTGCTTTGTCCCACAAGGGGATGTGGTACGGCGGGGCCCTTGGGGTTGTGCTTTCATCCTTGGCCCTTTACGGCTTTTGCGCCTTACGGGGCGTTGGCAGGTCTTGGCTTTGGGGGGCCGTCTTTGTGGTTGGCGTGCTGCTGGTGGCCTCCGCCAGGAGCAGCGGCGCCATGGCGGGTTTTGCCGTGGGCTGCGGGGCCGTTGGGGGGGTGCTGGCGCTGTCTTGCAGGAAAGACAAGAAGCCGCTTATGAGGCTGCTTGGAGTTGTGGTTTTAGCGCTGGCCGTCGTGGGCGGGGTCTTGGTGGTCTCACCGGAGATTCGCTCTTACGTGGACAGGGAGTTAAGCCAAGTGGCGTCCCTTGGGGATTCGCTTAAGAGCGGCAACTTCGACCGGTTCACCACCTACAGGAACATCATATGGGCCATGGGGGTGGACCTATTCCGCCAGCGGCCCCTTCTTGGGTGGGGCTGGGGCAGGCTTGAGGAGCAGGCCCCCTTGGTGTCCGACGCGTCACTTAGGGGTAGGTGGACGAGCCTTACTTCGGAATGGCCCTCCCACTTTCACAACGACTTCATGGAGCTTTTGGTGTCCATGGGGGTGTTGGGGGGTGTGGCGTATCTGCTGTTGGCCCTGGGGTTTTTGCGGATGTCCCTTTGGTGTGCCTTGAGGTATGGTTTAAGGCACCCGGCGGCGGGCCTTTTGGGGTCCATGGCGGGGGCTTTGGTAATAGGCATGTCCGCTGGTGTGCTGCCGGAGCGGAGCGTGTCGGGGATGTTCTATTGGACCCTTTGGGGGGCGGTGCTTGGGGTGTACTGCCGGGGCAAGGGCCCTTTGGGGTCGATGGACGTTGAAGGTAAGGGGTTTGGAGATTAG